One Glycine max cultivar Williams 82 chromosome 3, Glycine_max_v4.0, whole genome shotgun sequence DNA window includes the following coding sequences:
- the LOC102668670 gene encoding uncharacterized protein yields MACSEGQKVAFGTYTLVEEAEYWWENTRQCLEAKGQDVTWDIFKRVFLEKYFPEDVRNKKEMEFLELKQGSMTVAEYAAKFEELVRYFPHYQGRDGESFKCVKFLNGLRPEVKQAVNYQGVRQFPLLVNMCRIWDEDSRDRAAYYWSTGPMRNKKNGPQH; encoded by the coding sequence ATGGCATGTTCGGAGGGGCAAAAGGTTGCTTTTGGTACATATACTCTAGTGGAAGAGGCTGAGTATTGGTGGGAGAATACTCGCCAATGCCTAGAGGCTAAAGGTCAAGATGTGACCTGGGATATCTTCAAGAGAGTGTTTTTGGAGAAATACTTTCCCGAGGATGTTAGGAACAAGAAGGAGATGGAGTTTTTGGAGCTTAAGCAGGGAAGTATGACTGTGGCTGAATATGCAGCCAAGTTTGAGGAGCTGGTGAGATACTTTCCCCATTATCAAGGGAGAGATGGTGAAAGTTTCAAGTGTGTAAAGTTTCTAAATGGCTTACGACCTGAAGTGAAGCAAGCTGTGAATTACCAAGGTGTTCGTCAGTTCCCACTTTTGGTTAACATGTGCCGGATTTGGGATGAAGACTCCCGAGATAGGGCGGCCTATTATTGGAGTACAGGTCCAATGAGGAACAAAAAGAATGGGCCTCAACATTGA